GCTGCCTCGATGATCGCGGCGCTGGGATGCAAATACGTGATCCTCGGCCACTCGGAGCGCCGCCAGTACTACGGCGAGACCTCCGCGACGCTCAACAAGAAGATGGCGCAGGCCTATGCAAACGGGCTGATCCCCATCTACTGCGTCGGCGAGAACCTCGACGAGCGCGAGGCCGGCAAACACTTCGACGTGGTGAAGGCCCAGATCGAAGAGGTGGTTTACAACCTCACCGAGGAGCAGTACAAGAACCTCGTGATCGCTTACGAACCGGTTTGGGCCATCGGTACGGGCAAGACCGCTTCGGCAGAGCAGGCACAGGAGATCCACGCCTACATCCGCCAGGTGCTCACCGCCAAGTTCGGCGCAGCGGCACAGGAGACGGCGATCCTCTACGGCGGTTCGTGCAAGCCCTCGAACGCCGCCGAAATCTTCGCCAAGGAGGACGTGGACGGCGGCCTGATCGGCGGCGCAGCCCTCAAGGCAGAGGACTTCCTCGCCATCGGCAAGGGGTTCTCGAAGTAATACCGCGACAGCGTACAATTACGGACAGAGCCCCCTGCAAGGGGCCTCTGTCTCTTTATCCGACCCGGATTTCCCAACCATAACTACGACACCATGAAAAAACTGCTGTTTCTCGCCGCCGCACTCTCGGCGGCATGCGCCGCAAGCGCGCAAGGCTACTACACCGACGCCTACAATCCCGACATCACGCGCCACACCGGGCGCATCGCCGCACAGCGCGCGGAATTCATACTGCCCGAGGTGAACGGCTACAACGTCTACAAAGCCGACCTGCACACCCACTCGGTCTACTCCGACGGCGACTGCACGCCCGAATTCCGCGTCCGCGAAGCGTGGTACGACGGCCTGGACGTGCTGGCGATCACCGAACACGTGGAATACCGCCGCCACGAAGGCAAGATGCTGAACTTCCTCAAAGGCTACGTTCCCGAAGGTACGGAGGCCATAAACAACAACATCATCCGGAGGAGCGCCGACGAACGGGGCATCCAGTCGGATCTGAACCTCCCGGTGAAACTGGCCCGGGAGACCGCCCGAAAATACGGTCTGACGATCATTCCCGGCGCCGAGATCACCCGCGAACCGATCGCCTACGGCCACTACAACGCCCTTTTCACCACGGACAACAACTCCCTCTACGCCACCGACGCCCTGCAATCGCTCCGCAACGCCAAGGCGCAGGGGGCGCTGGTGATGCACAACCATCCGGGCTGGCGGCGCAAGAGCCTCGAACACCCCGAGTTCGAAGTCAAA
This Alistipes shahii WAL 8301 DNA region includes the following protein-coding sequences:
- the tpiA gene encoding triose-phosphate isomerase gives rise to the protein MRKKIVAGNWKMNTLPAEGVELAKGVVAGRGEVCSCVNFIVCPPFTHLAMVAEALKGSDVALGAQDCATEAKGAYTGEIAASMIAALGCKYVILGHSERRQYYGETSATLNKKMAQAYANGLIPIYCVGENLDEREAGKHFDVVKAQIEEVVYNLTEEQYKNLVIAYEPVWAIGTGKTASAEQAQEIHAYIRQVLTAKFGAAAQETAILYGGSCKPSNAAEIFAKEDVDGGLIGGAALKAEDFLAIGKGFSK
- a CDS encoding PHP domain-containing protein, with translation MKKLLFLAAALSAACAASAQGYYTDAYNPDITRHTGRIAAQRAEFILPEVNGYNVYKADLHTHSVYSDGDCTPEFRVREAWYDGLDVLAITEHVEYRRHEGKMLNFLKGYVPEGTEAINNNIIRRSADERGIQSDLNLPVKLARETARKYGLTIIPGAEITREPIAYGHYNALFTTDNNSLYATDALQSLRNAKAQGALVMHNHPGWRRKSLEHPEFEVKAYGEGLIDGIEIMNGAEFYPKAIARAHARKLFVSANTDIHDATAETYRLQGHSRNMTLIFARNNSLEALREALEARRTLAYSFGTIAGDEQLLKDLFTASVRTKVLHTDPSNGRRTVSLTNGSSVEYVLRFPGQNPVVLKPFSTLMTTVGRDKPLDVTVENMWYSEKDHPRIEINL